From the genome of Pseudomonas sp. WJP1:
AACACCCAGGGCGACATCTTCGTCGAGCCTACCGTGGTCGATGGCGTGGGCACCGATAGCAAGCTGTTCCAGGAGGAGATCTTCGGCCCGGTGCTCGCCGTCACGACCTTCACCACCCTCGACGAAGCCATCACCCTGGCTAATGACTCGGTGTATGGCCTGGCGGCCTCGGTCTACACCGACAACCTGCGCCACGCCATCAAGCTGTCGCGTGAAATCCGCGCCGGCATCGTCACGGTCAACTGCTTCGGTGAAGGCGATGCCTCGACACCGTTTGGCGGGTACAAGGAGTCCGGGTTTGGCGGGCGCGACAAGTCCATCTGGGCGCACGATCAGTACACCGAGATCAAGACGATCTGGATTGATGCTTCTGAGTAAAGGGGCAGATCGACACATTCATCCCGATCATCCGCAAGGAAATCGGGATGACTGCGTATCGCAACGTATCCGCCATTCACAAAGCTACAGTCGCATACAAAAACCGGGGTGACAGGACACGAAGGGGTTACACGGCGAGCGCGTAATGCAACCGCCGCCTAACGGCTTTACCTTGCGCACACTGGAGAATCACCATGTCCCGAACCCCCACCCGCTACGCGGCAGGCCTGCTCGGCGTTGCCCTTGTCACTGCGACCCTGACTGCTTTCACCGGCCTTGCCCAAGCCCAGGAGGCGGGCCAGCCCCCGGCAAAAAACTGGCAGGCCGGTCTCAAGCGCACGGACCTGGTACGCCGTGACCTGGATGTCGCCGGGCGCGAAGTCATCCAGGTGCGCGTTGATTTCGATCCGGGCGTGGTGTCGCCGAAACATTCGCACCCCGGGGTAGAAGTGGCCTATGTCATCGACGGCACCTTCGAATACCAACTCGAAGGGCAACCGCCCGTTACGCTCAAGGCCGGCGACTCCCTGTACATCCCGGCCGGCACCGCCCATGTGGCCAAGAACGTCGGCCAGGGCAAGGCGTCGGAACTGGCGACCTACATCGTCAAGAAAGACACGCCGCTGGTGAAACTGGAGCAGTAAACGCTTCTACCGCGCGTCAGCCTGCCTGCGCCACGCGATCAGGCAGGCGACGACGATCAGCCCCAACGCCACCACAAAGGTGGTGCGCATAGCGCTGGCAATGGCCTGCGGGTGCGCGGTGCCGATGTCGGCCGCCTTTGAGGCCAGGGCGAAAACGGCGCCCAACGCCGAAGCCCCGGTGACCAGGCCCAGATTGCGCGACAGGTTGAGCAGGCCGGACACCACACCACGTTGGTCGGCCGGCACGTCGAGCATGACGGCGGTGTTGTTGGCGGTCTGGAATACCGCGTAGCCCAGGGTGACGACGATCATGGGCGCGAGGTAGCCGCCGACGCCGAACGACTCGGGCACGATCGACAACATCAAGCAGCCAAGCGCCATGCCCACAAGCCCGGCGAGAGTCATGCCAGGTGCACCGCAACGGTCGACGACGCGCCCGGCGGGCACACCGGTCAGCGCGGCGACCAGCGGCCCGACCGACAACACCAGGCCGATCTCCACAGCCGTCAACCCCAGGGTCTGCGAGAGGTAGAACGGCCCGACCAGCAGCGTGGTCATCATCACGCTCGTCACCAGCAGGCTCATGGCGAGGCTGCCACTGAGTCGCGTATCGCGAAACAGGGTCCGTAACAGCGTGCCCAGCGAATCGAAACTCGTACGCCCGGTTGTCGCGGGGCGATCCTCGGGCAAGTAGCGTTGCGCGAGCAGCCATGTCGACAGACCCAGGGGCACGCAGACGAGGAACATCGAGCGCCAGCCGAATTCGCCGATCAGCACACCCCCGAGCGCCGGGCCCATCGCGGTACCGATGGCCGACATGGTTCCCAACAGGCCCATGGCGCCACCGGTCTTGCCCTTGGCCACCGTCTCGCCGACAAACGCGATGGTCAGCGTCATCATGACCGCCGCGCCCAGGCCTTGCAGTGCCCGGGCAGCGATCAACAGGCCCAGATTGGGCGCCAGGCCGCACAAGGCCGACGCCAATGTAAACAGGGCAATGCCCCACAGCAGCAACCGGCGCCGGCCGACAAGGTCACCGAGTCGACCGACACTGACGATCAAGGTGGTAATGGCCAGCAGGTAGGCGATGACGACCCACTGCACCTGTTGAAAGGACGCGCTGAACGCCTGGGTCAGGGATGGCAAGCCGACGTTGGCGATGCTGGTGCCCAGCGATGACAACAACATCGCCAGCGACAGGCTGGCCAGCGCCCCTTTCACCGACGACGTCCGTTGAGCGACTGCCGCGATCGCAGAACTGTCATTCATGTTGTCCCTCTTTTCCTGGCCACTCCCGATTGGAGCTATCAGAAATCTACGCCGGGACATAATATGGCGGAAGGCGCATGGATTGCACTTGATACGTGCACATGACGCCATATCAGCCGACCCTGAGGCCATGCATGTCCACACCCGATTTCAACCTGCTGATCACCCTCGATGCCTTGCTGGCAGAAGGTAGTGTCGCCCGCGCCGCCAAACGCTTGCGTTTGAGCCCATCGGCGATGAGCAGGGCGTTGGCGCGCTTGCGTGAAACCACCGGCGATCCGCTGCTGGTCAGGGCCGGTCGCGGCCTGGTGCCTACACCACGCGCGCTGGAGTTGCGTGAGCGGGTCGGTCAGTTGGTGCAGGAGGCGCAAGCGGTGCTGCGCCCAGCCGAGCGACCCGATCTCATGCACGTGTCGCGCACATTCACCTTGCGCACCAGCGAAGGTTTTGTCGAAAACTTCGGCGCCGCGCTGATCGCCCGCATCGCCGACCAGGCACCAGGCATCCGCCTGCGCTTCATGCACAAGGCCGACAAGGACAGCACTGCCCTGCGCGACGGCACGGTCGATCTGGAAACCGGCGTGGTGGGTCAGGCCGCGGGCCCGGAACTGCGTACCCAAGGGTTGTTCCGCGACCGTTTCATCGGCGTGGTGCGCGCGGGGCATCCGTTGTGCGAGGGTGAGATGTCGCCCGCACTTTTCGCCGCGCACAGTCATATCAGCGTGTCACGGCGGGGAGTGGAGAAGGGGCCGATCGATGAAGCCCTGGAGTCGCTCGGTCTGCAGCGGCACATCGCGACCATGGTCGCCGGTTTCTCGACGGCGCTGGCGCTTGCCCGATCCTGCGATCTGATTGCCAGTGTGCCCGAGCGCCATACCGCCAACCTGCGCTCAGGCATGCACAGCTTTGCACTGCCGCTGTCGCTGCCGGAAATTACCGTGGCGATGCTTTGGCATCCACGGCTGGATGCCGATCCAGTGCATCGATGGTTGCGCGAATGCCTGAGGGAAGTTTGTGCGCAATAAGCACTTGCTCAGAAGTGATTGTGACGGGCACTGGCGGCGAACTCAGTCGCCAGCAAATGCTCGGCCAGCACATCATTGAGAAAGCGGAACTGATCGTTGAGCCCGACCACTTCGTTGCTGAAGTGATGACCGGCTGCCGGAATCAGCAGCGCCTCGAATTTTTCGTCGAACATCAGGGTCAATACTTTACGAGACTCGAATTGCTGCGAGTAGTAGTTGTTGCCGAACACCGGGAAGCTCACGGCCAGGGTGACGTTGGTGATCATGACGCGTGCTCCTCGGAAAGGACGAACCAGCCGAATACGCTCAACGTGAAGGCCGTCAGGGCCAGGCAGGTCAGGAGATGGATCAGCATGGTTCGACCCTCCGCTACAGGGTTTGGGTGTTGGGTTGAAGTTGATCCTACGCTGTCGGCTGGTGGGCGGAAGGCATTCGTGGCGATGGTGAATATCGATGGGAGTGATGGTCGGTTCCGGGCGAGTAACCGCCGCGACCTATACTCAAACCAGGGGCCTTAAAGCGCCGGACATGCCGCTCGGTGCACATTTCAGGAAAGCGCAATCTTGAAGCTGCGTTCGCTGATCGTCGCCGTGCTGGTGGTGTTGGCGGGATGCGTCACGGCCCCGCCTGTTCCGGTGGAAGTGCCGCAGATCATGGTTTCTCCGAGTACCTGGCAACAAGTGGACCGGGAAATTGTCGATGCCTCGCAATCGGCCACCGAACAGGCAAAAATCTATGCGCGCGGTGCCATGGATTACTGGCGCACGCGGGTTTACCAGCTGACCGAAGAAAACTTCATCCCCTGGTTCAGCAGTTACTGGACCCAGGAATGGCTGTCGGTGAAGGTCAGTTGGTACGCCATCAGCAGTTCCAAAGACGAGCAAAATGCCTCGGAAAAACGCCTGGCAGCGTATTTGCTGGAGAAGTACCAGGAAAAAGTACTGGCCCCGGCGGCGCTGGAGGTTGATCCGGATGCGATCCTCACCCTGGCCGCGGCGTTCTACCTGGACATCCTCAAGGAAGAATTGCAGAAAATTTCCCAACGCCATGGCGTGCCCATGGCCCAGCTCAATGGCCGCATCCAGAAAATTCCGGCGATTGCCCTCGGGCCGCCACCCGCCAGGGACGCCTCGCTGTACCAGGTGGTACACACCGAGCAGCTGACCGCGCTG
Proteins encoded in this window:
- a CDS encoding cupin domain-containing protein, with translation MSRTPTRYAAGLLGVALVTATLTAFTGLAQAQEAGQPPAKNWQAGLKRTDLVRRDLDVAGREVIQVRVDFDPGVVSPKHSHPGVEVAYVIDGTFEYQLEGQPPVTLKAGDSLYIPAGTAHVAKNVGQGKASELATYIVKKDTPLVKLEQ
- a CDS encoding MFS transporter; this encodes MNDSSAIAAVAQRTSSVKGALASLSLAMLLSSLGTSIANVGLPSLTQAFSASFQQVQWVVIAYLLAITTLIVSVGRLGDLVGRRRLLLWGIALFTLASALCGLAPNLGLLIAARALQGLGAAVMMTLTIAFVGETVAKGKTGGAMGLLGTMSAIGTAMGPALGGVLIGEFGWRSMFLVCVPLGLSTWLLAQRYLPEDRPATTGRTSFDSLGTLLRTLFRDTRLSGSLAMSLLVTSVMMTTLLVGPFYLSQTLGLTAVEIGLVLSVGPLVAALTGVPAGRVVDRCGAPGMTLAGLVGMALGCLMLSIVPESFGVGGYLAPMIVVTLGYAVFQTANNTAVMLDVPADQRGVVSGLLNLSRNLGLVTGASALGAVFALASKAADIGTAHPQAIASAMRTTFVVALGLIVVACLIAWRRQADAR
- a CDS encoding LysR family transcriptional regulator, producing MSTPDFNLLITLDALLAEGSVARAAKRLRLSPSAMSRALARLRETTGDPLLVRAGRGLVPTPRALELRERVGQLVQEAQAVLRPAERPDLMHVSRTFTLRTSEGFVENFGAALIARIADQAPGIRLRFMHKADKDSTALRDGTVDLETGVVGQAAGPELRTQGLFRDRFIGVVRAGHPLCEGEMSPALFAAHSHISVSRRGVEKGPIDEALESLGLQRHIATMVAGFSTALALARSCDLIASVPERHTANLRSGMHSFALPLSLPEITVAMLWHPRLDADPVHRWLRECLREVCAQ